A region from the Triticum aestivum cultivar Chinese Spring chromosome 3D, IWGSC CS RefSeq v2.1, whole genome shotgun sequence genome encodes:
- the LOC123079943 gene encoding ubiquitin-like domain-containing CTD phosphatase, with protein sequence MSEASSSSAPAPAPAPPPAPALDPEAISLMAEEAPPEEITLVVKWSGKEYTVRAMGDDTLLELKRRICEFTDVLPKRQKLLYPKLILNDESVLLSSLPFKPNGKLTMIGTVEDEIFVDRPDDPEVLDDYEIFKDEVTAIKDNVLYKQKVKRRASQYKIKLLNPCREGKRLLVLDIDYTLFDHRSPAENPLELMRPFLHEFLAAAYAEYDIMIWSATNMKWVQLKMEQLGVLSNPNYKITALLDHMAMITVHAPDKKVFDCKPLGVIWTKFPEHYNEKNTIMFDDLRRNFVMNPQNGLVIRPFKNASKNRGRDQELRKLTQYLLSIAELEDFSKLEHDGWESFMDETGKRRRRR encoded by the exons ATGTCGGAGGCGTCCTCTTCCTCGGCGCCGGCCCCGGCCCCGGCCCCGCCCCCTGCGCCGGCGCTGGATCCGGAGGCGATCTCCCTCATGGCGGAGGAGGCGCCGCCGGAGGAGATTACGCTGGTCGTGAAGTGGAGCGGGAAGGAGTACACGGTGCGGGCGATGGGGGACGACACGCTGTTGGAGCTGAAGCGGCGCATCTGCGAGTTCACCGACGTGCTCCCCAAACGCCAGAAGCTTCTCTACCCCAAGCTCATACTCAACGACGAGTccgtcctcctctcctccctccccttCAAGCCCAACGGCAAGCTGACCATGATCGG TACTGTTGAAGACGAAATATTTGTGGACCGACCAGATGATCCAGAGGTGCTCGATGATTATGAAATTTTCAAAGATGAAGTTACTGCTATCAAGGATAATGTTCTCTACAAGCAAAAAGTGAAACGTCGTGCAAGCCAGTATAAG ATCAAGCTCTTGAATCCATGCCGCGAAGGAAAAAGATTGCTTGTGTTAGACATTGACTATACTCTGTTTGACCATAGGTCTCCAGCTGAGAATCCTTTGGAACTCATGCGTCCAT TTCTCCACGAATTTCTTGCTGCTGCATATGCAGAGTATGATATCATGATATGGTCAGCAACAAA TATGAAATGGGTGCAGCTGAAGATGGAGCAACTTGGAGTTCTTAGCAACCCCAACTACAAGATCACCGCGCTTCTGGATCACATGGCGATGATAACTGTGCATGCTCCTGACAAGAAGGTTTTCGACTGCAAACCTCTTGGTGTCATCTGGACCAAGTTCCCCGAG CACTACAACGAGAAGAACACGATCATGTTTGATGACCTCAGGAGGAATTTCGTGATGAACCCACAGAACGGCCTCGTGATCAGACCGTTCAAGAACGCCAGTAAGAACCGAGGCCGCGATCAGGAGCTGCGAAAGCTTACGCAGTACCTGCTCTCCATTGCAGAGCTAGAAGATTTCAGCAAGCTGGAGCACGACGGTTGGGAGTCCTTCATGGACGAAACCGGCAAGAGACGCAGGCGCAGGTAG